The Hypanus sabinus isolate sHypSab1 unplaced genomic scaffold, sHypSab1.hap1 scaffold_93, whole genome shotgun sequence genome includes a window with the following:
- the LOC132390492 gene encoding muscarinic acetylcholine receptor M2-like translates to MANLTQTNSSLSNLTYIERGRAYKTVELIFIVIVALSLSLVTIIGNILVMLSIKVNRQLHTINNYFIFSLACADLIIGVFSMNLYTIYIVFGYWPMGPVVCDLWLALDYVVSSASVMNLLIISFDRYFCVTKPLSYPVKRTTKMARMMIAAAWVLSFILWAPAILFWQFIVGGRTVKVGECHIQFFSNPVVTFGTGIAAFYLPVITMTILYVHISRASKSRVKKVKKEPESNKGTIFLWLVRGKRMKSNNNNISSVPDEMQNVKTQNGKAAGEVMTDYCGQGEEKGVSNDSTFFSVVPSIQTEERTIDESSNISSEQRQFSNDSSKLSSIKVVTKSQKSDYCATTIEMVSENSSKNGKDRELAAAHKMTKTPAEKKKGAATRENKVTRTVLAILLAFIITWTPYNVMVLINTLCSVCVPNTVWSIGYWLCYINSTLNPACYALCNATFKKTFKHLLFCQYKNIR, encoded by the coding sequence ATGGCTAATTTAACGCAGACAAATTCATCGCTCAGCAACCTAACATACATTGAAAGAGGGAGGGCTTACAAAACAGTTGAACTAATCTTCATTGTGATTGTAGCATTATCTTTGAGTCTGGTGACCATTATCGGAAACATTCTGGTTATGCTTTCTATCAAAGTAAACAGACAGTTACATACAATTAACAActattttattttcagcttaGCCTGTGCCGATTTGATTATTGGTGTGTTCTCCATGAACCTTTACACCATTTACATCGTCTTTGGCTACTGGCCCATGGGCCCAGTGGTGTGTGATTTGTGGCTGGCTCTAGATTATGTTGTTAGTTCTGCATCTGTCATGAACCTTCTTATCATCAGCTTTGACCGATATTTCTGTGTGACAAAGCCTCTCAGCTACCCTGTGAAGAGAACCACCAAGATGGCACGGATGATGATTGCAGCTGCTTGGGTGCTGTCATTTATCCTGTGGGCTCCTGCCATTCTCTTCTGGCAGTTCATTGTAGGTGGACGGACAGTTAAAGTAGGTGAGTGTCATATACAGTTCTTCTCAAATCCAGTTGTCACTTTTGGTACTGGAATAGCAGCCTTCTATCTACCAGTTATTACCATGACTATTCTGTATGTGCACATATCCCGTGCTAGCAAGAGTCGGGTCAAGAAGGTTAAGAAAGAGCCAGAGTCAAACAAAGGTACCATTTTTCTCTGGTTAGTGCGAGGCAAAAGAATGAAATCGAATAATAACAACATTTCAAGTGTACCTGATGAGATGCAGAATGTCAAAACACAGAACGGCAAGGCAGCTGGTGAAGTAATGACGGATTATTGTGGCCAAGGAGAGGAAAAGGGGGTCTCAAATGACTCGACTTTCTTCAGTGTCGTCCCTTCCATCCAGACGGAGGAAAGAACGATTGATGAGAGCTCAAACATCTCCAGTGAGCAAAGGCAATTTAGCAATGACAGCTCCAAGCTCTCCAGCATAAAGGTTGTCACGAAATCCCAAAAGAGTGACTACTGTGCTACCACAATTGAAATGGTGTCAGAAAACAGCAGCAAGAATGGTAAAGACAGAGAGCTCGCCGCAGCCCACAAGATGACAAAGACCCCTGCTGAGAAAAAGAAGGGAGCTGCAACCCGGGAGAATAAGGTGACCAGGACCGTCTTGGCTATTCTGCTGGCATTTATCATCACCTGGACCCCTTACAATGTCATGGTACTCATTAACACGTTATGTTCAGTCTGCGTCCCTAACACAGTATGGTCTATTGGATACTGGCTCTGTTACATCAACAGTACTCTAAACCCAGCCTGCTATGCACTATGCAATGCTACCTTCAAGAAAACCTTCAAACATCTTCTCTTCTGtcaatataaaaacataagataA